A stretch of the Aspergillus puulaauensis MK2 DNA, chromosome 6, nearly complete sequence genome encodes the following:
- a CDS encoding uncharacterized protein (COG:G;~EggNog:ENOG410PHYX;~InterPro:IPR020846,IPR011701,IPR036259;~PFAM:PF07690;~TransMembrane:12 (i30-53o73-93i100-118o130-150i162-182o194-216i263-281o301-322i334-353o359-380i392-412o424-442i);~go_function: GO:0022857 - transmembrane transporter activity [Evidence IEA];~go_process: GO:0055085 - transmembrane transport [Evidence IEA]) translates to MTGFIARLEEATRWFPAGMSREERSLVRKLDLLVLPYACLSFFVKYLDVSALTNAYVSGMKEDLDLGGDRLNYINAAYEVGYVVFQIPSNLVLIKYPAQYYLPFAELFWGLFTLGTAFVKTYEQLVVMRFFVGLSATSCYVGLVHVVNSWYRKKELGRRNALFWIANPLGQMIAGVLQAAAYTNLNNNHGLQGWRWLFIICTVITLPVAFLGFFIFPDMPDRTKSRFLSEEEKALARKRLAEEGFKPSTGLSKTLFKRVLGSWRAYAFVALLVVFCQQTYSEGTPFILWLSSQPEKYSISLVNNMSTITHGTAAAGALIMSFYSDIRGSRIEPILLSGVLCIFANLVLAIWNIPDGLKFFAYISVGWSYGTIPVLISWTAEGLANDLEVRAIALASYNTISEICGLVVPLVAWPVSKGPGFRGGFIWATVLSLIYLLNVAFIQVKLRRDEKSAAALEEQGDAREESDSDAVVIHQEPPKL, encoded by the exons ATGACAGGCTTTATCGCGCGCCTTGAAGAGGCTACGCGATGGTTCCCTGCTGGGATGAGTCGCGAAGAGCGAAGCCTTGTCCGGAAGCTGGACCTGCTTGTCCTTCCTTATGCCTGTCTATCGTTTTTTGTTAAATATCTTGATGTTTCCGCACTGA CGAATGCATACGTGTCGGGCATGAAGGAAGACCTCGATCTGGGCGGAGACAGGCTGAATTATATCAACGCTGCCT ATGAGGTCGGATATGTTGTATTCCAAATCCCCAGCAACCTGGTCCTTATCAAATATCC TGCTCAATACTATCTTCCCTTTGCCGAGCTCTTCTGGGGCTTGTTTACCCTTGGAACAGCCTTTGTCAAAACATACGAGCAACTCGTCGTGATGCGGTTCTTCGTCGGATTAAGCGCGACGTCCTGCTACGTTGGGCTCGTCCATGTCGTAAACTC CTGGtatagaaagaaagaacTCGGCCGCCGCAATGCTCTCTTCTGGATTGCAAACCCCCTCGGCCAAATGATAGCCGGTGTCCTCCAAGCAGCCGCATATACAAatctcaacaacaaccacggcctgcaaggctggcgctggctgttCATTATCTGCACCGTCATCACACTCCCAGTTGCCTTCCT CGGCTTCTTCATATTCCCCGACATGCCAGATCGCACAAAATCCCGCTTCCtctccgaggaagagaaagcacTGGCCAGAAAGCGCCTGGCAGAAGAAGGCTTCAAGCCATCGACAGGACTAAGCAAGACCCTGTTCAAGCGCGTCCTCGGCTCCTGGCGCGCGTACGCCTTCgtcgccctcctcgtcgtcttctgtcAACAGACATACAGTGAAGGAACCCCATTCATCCTCTGGCTCAGTTCTCAGCCAGAGAAATACTCCATCTCACTCGTCAACAACATGTCAACGATAACCCACGGCACTGCAGCGGCCGGTGCGCTGATCATGAGTTTCTACTCTGATATCCGCGGATCACGTATTGAGCCGATCCTTCTATCAGGGGTGCTCTGCATATTCGCCAATCTAGTCCTTGCAATTTGGAACATCCCAGATGGACTGAAGTTCTTTGCATATATCTCTGTTGGCTGGTCATACGGGACGATTCCTGTGCTGATATCGTGGACAGCGGAGGGCTTAGCGAATGATCTCGAGGTGAGGGCTATTGCGCTGGCCAGCTATAATACCATCTCCGAGATTTGTGGGCTGGTTGTGCCGCTCGTTGCGTGGCCTGTTTCAAAGGGGCCTGGGTTTAGGGGTGGCTTTATTTGG GCCACTGTGCTCAGTCTAATCTATCTACTCAATGTCGCCTTCATCCAGGTCAAGTTACGGAGGGACGAGAAGTCGGCTGCTGCATTGGAGGAACAGGGGGATGCAAGGGAAGAGTCGGATTCAGATGCTGTGGTTATACATCAAGAGCCTCCAAAGTTGTAA